ggtgagGGGGTGAGGAGGGGTGAGGGAAGGCAGAGGGGGGTAGTACGGTGGGAaggcaacatttattttgttttagccgTAATAACCTTCATATTTGTCCTAGGGTTCAAAAGCGATAGGCTTCTTGGGGATCCAAAGACcagtccacaaaccaagtttggagttgattcATGtataacaagtacatgtacttctccagacaacatttcttttgttttagtcaTAAAGACCTAAAAGTTTGGCCTAGGGTCAAAAAGCAATAAGCTTCTTggggatcccaagaccaatccacaaacaaagaccagtccacaaaccaagtttgttgTACCATTGTTTTGGAAGGACGTAAAAATGCCGTTTTCAAATGGATACTGACGCCTTATCGACAATTCAAAGGCTTTTCATCATGAGCGACCAAAAAGCATTGCACAAGTTTCAAGATCGGAGGTGGGCACAAATTCTTAAGTTTTTGCAGGTAACCGGAAGCTGAGGTCAAGTTTTATTccctgtttttctttgttatattattgaattgaatttactTGGTCAGTTTTGTTAATTagtattaataaataccttggacggtttcaagtctctgattggtcaaaacccggtcacgtgtgggagtgttaacggtggtataaagaccggctttggaaaatagcgaacaagtggccactaaatcagcatacattgtgtaaaccttgcgcgttgcactgtatcgcacgcttatttatatccctgtaagttttattgcaacttcgcgcacttacgcgtacgcgcgctgaaaatgtatcaattttgagtgcaCGCGTGTAACATGTGCACGCATATaaactgacgccgagctcatgcgcgcaatttaatgcacaaggaacagctatcgtccaatcatttgcctcctttgaccccagtgaaggtgctgaacagatcattatttaaaagagtccctggtttcaaagatcagtaatgtgattaatgcacgaaagagatgggaaccatcaaaagctcaaatgtggcccctgaacatgtctggaagtaccgccgagagaaaagtcacaaaattttgacaattttagccgtttaattggctaaaaaaggtatttattaatgggaataacagtgttcgtacctggtcttcactgcgtgttaacggaccgagccggacactgttattccctaactACATTCCCAAAAACATATATAATTCTCATGGTCTATGGTTACACTAAAATAATTGACAAATAAATACGGGCAAGACTTGCAGTCTATTGAAACAAAACTGTCACAATATGTCTGCAACTGACACCGTACTGTAAATAACAAATTTCAGCAAAAACTGAATGATAGATTTTTAGTAAACTTACTGTGGACTGATGGCCAGAGGGCTTGGCTGCATCTTGCGCTTTTTTACAGTAATACCTGAGGATCTTTTCATTGTGTATTGAGACATGAGTGATGAAGCGTGGCCACAATGCTCCttcaactgtaaaaaaaaaaaaaaaaagtatcataGTATCAACATCTTTATAAAGTTTCCCGGCGCATGCGTCGACTCGAGTAAACACACTTTCTGTGCGGTTCTGTCATCTCACAGCTCGCACATAAAGACTTCATGGTTCTGCAGGggaagtttgttgtttttgtttttgattttttaatgcaagtcgcctgacacacaaggcctgaaggccacttcaaggtgtgggctacaataattttttccagaggcccttgccacctactcctagggctgaaacagggttacccctttcacagtccatacaaatgtaggcttgggtatcatcaattcgatgcctggccggtagagcagaaagcactacctccccaatttgtGTTAGACATACATTTGAAAGTCGACATGAGCTGACATCTGTTAAAGGTAGGTTACTCGCAGGTTGGTATTGTTAATGTACGTCGGCTGACGAGCATGCCATGTAATTGCATACTACACACATGAATCGGGCGGGGGCGGAGAGGGAGGGGTGGACAATCACAAGCATGGACTGTCACTTTGAAAATGTCTCTTGAAATGCAAGCTGACATAGGGACAAGGCTAGGATTACACTATCATTCATCATGctgttaaacaattttgtttcaagtTATGTAAGAGGTATGCAACCTCAATTAAAAGATCGCTGTTGTCAGGGagatttctaggaagtctgAGGTGAGCTGCCTTGTAAGCTAAGGAATCGCTCTGTGTGGCCACCGCATCTGACCAACCGGCAAAAGGGCAGTGTTCAACCATGTACAGCCGACCCATTATGGCTCTGATACGACCCTGAGCATGCTAAGAGCTGACCACATCCCTTGCACCGCAAAATCAAGAATTTGATGAGATCACTCTGTCTCGAACTGAACCAAGGGGCCAAATTGAGGAATGGGGAagactttttttattatgaatcAGTTTTTAGAGAGGACACACATGTAATGTGGTAGGCCTAATGTCTAAAGGTGGAGTCCAACTGATAAACCATGACAATGACTTGAACTCAGCATGTTTGTAAAACCCTTCTAAAACTCCTTCCTAAAACATACCACCCCTGCAAGGCGAAACACTTGTaatacagaattaaaaaaaaaattgatatgattttgtttaccttgtAAGACCATTTGTAGGATTGTAATATTTGCTGATACAATGGTGTCTTGTCCAACACTGGATCCAAACTCAGTAAGCCCGTCAACCCTATGCTGCTGCCTTGGTTGAATTTACTGATATTATTGCTAAGTTTTTCCAATTCACTGTaatcaaaaagaaatgttaagTACATGAATGAAGTTTAAACAAGCTGTTGTATAGATTTTAATAGAACTGGTTGtgtttaataagggaataaaaggacATGTATGTTAACGGCCGCTTAAAACTGTTCCGACATCTATTTcacagcgctgtgcagcaaacacttcgaccCGTCGTGCTTCAAATCCAAAAGTTATTCAAAAACATGACACCaacccaacaatttttccagctagtgggaagtcgaagaaggtacctgaaatacgtgacattgaggattaagttacCATCAAGTTCGTGTTCCTACAAATTGTGTCATGAAAATCGGATTTTCGAAAGTGGTAGAAATGGAGCAAATCTCATCTGTTGACAAGCtgtctaataataaaaattaataataatgggATTATGTGCGTGACGTGTTTGACCCATTTCGCCCTGTTCGTTTCGAAACTGGTTCGTAACCATAGagataagaactagagggcgcacgagtgatgcttcgtgcacaaacaccacgggaccgcaagatgacaagcgcgtcattctgcacgcgcgttgaacatgaaatacacgtttgaggttttttttattgaacgctcacgcgatgctgtttgtcaacttacaaaatggccgcacaaacacacgctgtgagatgccagttttgtcaacttagaaaatggccgcctgcgcgcatgctggagcgcgtatataggccagtgcgtgctctagttcttatattataACTCTATGTTCGTAACCCTCCTCATCGAGAAGAGGGTACGTCATCGCAACTCTATTGACCTGTCACCAGTGGATCTCGCACAGTCTCGCTGTAAACGGGATCAAAGTTGGGGTCGAAAATATATGACGATCGAAAACTAAGATCCCACGGGTAGTAAATTaaatcgaatgaaaaagtggtggcagggttATGATACGGACACTTTTCCGTAGACAGAAGTACATCGTCACTGGTAGTCTGTTATAAGAAAAAGGGATAAAAAAGTTATCGTTAACGTTACCTGAAGTTATCATTAACAATACATAAATTAATCTGCAGTTGAGTTACAAAATTCTTCACATCCATCGCTTGGTCTGCATCGTTCGTAGACTTCACGCCGTCTGTTAAGCTAGTGAAAGTCTTGTTTACACTTTCTCTTAATTTTTGTGTAGAATGTAGTGCCTGCATAATGATCTTTGAATTATCATGCTCCGCCGCCATGGTTGGTAAATATGCATGGGAAAAATTTACATAGAAAATGGTTTTGGAACAACGGACGGTGAAGGACTGAGAAACATACGTAAACGGACACCGCGCGTGTAGCCAGCCGCATATTCGGAAAATAGAAATAGAACAGatacagtacagggaggtgacaaaatgttgcttgaatttgtcacctggaagtggcattttgtcaaaataaagcttttgtcactaaaataatgtgttttgatgagtgtaatatgaataaataattaactaaggttaaaaaaatattattttccatgttatttacaaatttgaaaataagcctgACCCGAGAGGACGTCAATCGAGgagcgatgaatcgcatgcagtgccaacagaAGATAGTGACGCATTGGCGCAAGCTAATAAAATATGCCTTCAAAGTtgaatatcgaagtcttataagttatatagcacacgtatctaccaaacaaggtactcaaggcgctgagacaaactttcagaacgataggttattgcagtgatgaattttgaaaccacattagttagcaccttatagttagcaccttataaaggttcgtaagcacattcgccttataaaggtttacaattaaggtgctacggcgcattaagcagccaaaTACAAagcctgattttgttttctttcacaaATGCTCCTTTAAGCCTCGGTCACAACCCACCGTACGTGTTTTTTGTCCGTATGTGTTTTGGGGAAGGCCACGGCCGCCACGTTTTTTCTGAAAACGTGGGGAGGGAGTGGCAAGAGCAGGGAGGAAGTACGTCAACGCACGGTCTGCGCAAGGTGTAAGTATGTGGCCCGCACGCCACGCCTGGCCGTGAGCGGTTGCGTGCATCGTACGTTGCGCACGTTGTAAGTGACTTGTATGTATGCATACACAACGTGCTTACAATGTAGGCTCATCTTGCGATTGCCACGTTGTCGTACGGAGGCCGCACTTACACGTGCTGGTCACGTACGGTGTCCTTACTCACTTGCATGTTGTAAGTGCGTGCAAGTGCTATGAACGCGAGTTTTTCGCTcgatgtcggggggggggggggggggttaatagGACGAACTCCGGCTGAATGTGAACATAAGTTTTACACATTAATAAGTTTCCTTTCTTCAATTTACATGTtctgaaatttaaaatgaatgATTACATGTTTGTACCATAATAATGTTACATATAAAATGATAGAAACTATTTGGCGGACtattatgctactctcacactagggtgaatatgctagcgaatgtgcttacgaacggaaatatttaacaatcgctcaaacttcgcaacattcaccacaaattcactacgttcacaagtcattctccaacGCCTTACGAAGATTGGTCCCtctatgctgctctcacacggcgaatatgctagcgaattgCTATCGGAAGGacatatttgacaatcgctcaaacttcgcagcattcgccgtgtcttcgttagcgttggtaacaaattcggaacgttcacaatttattccccacctccttacgTCGATCGCTCaattatttacaaaccggtttgttgatttcagcgaatgttgcaaAGACGGTCATTGGGcgtgattttcgtaagcattggtaacgttggtaaagcgtgcgtaagcgtttgcaacgttcgtaaaggcattggcaaccgttggtaagcattcgtaatatactaccacttaatcttcgatcttgtgtttgtaccgcaaaattcaagtctcttctcaaaacttatcttatgtcacaggttttcatttactgcgccttgaacacccagcagggtggatatgtgcgcattacaagtcttattattatttattattattattatactagagagatattggtaaggagagggcagaccgaggacgatcgaggggtgagaccgagatgaaaattattattcAGAATCCAACtgccattttggacgaattctacgcgcagttcaaatattcatgtCCGCATGTTCGGCGTGAGCGCGCACGCACACACACGTTCTCATAATAATCGGGTTCCTTCAATTATAGCGAAACAAGGTGCTCGGGCCAAGGAAGGACACGGAGGGTATTGGACCGATGTGTCtaggggagggggaaaacacgacattggtacattcttacaagGTGCTCGGGCCAAGGAAGGATACGGAGGGTATTGGACCGATGTGTCTAGGGGAGGGGGGAAACACGAcattggtacattcttacaagGTGCTCGGGCCAAGGAAGGATACGGAGGGTATTGGACCGATGTGTCtaggggagggggaaaacacgacattggtacattcttacaagGTGCTCGGGCCAAGGAAGGATACGGAGGGTATTGGACCGATGTGTCtaggggagggggaaaacacgacattggtacattcttacaagGTGCTCGGGCCAAGGAAGGATACGGAGGGTATTGGACCGATGTGTCtaggggagggggaaaacacgacattggtacattcttacaagGTGCTCGGGCCAAGGAAGGATACAGAGGGTATTGGACCGATGTGTCtaggggagggggaaaacacgacattggtacattcttacaagGTGCTCGGGCCAAGGAAGGATACGGAGGGTATTGGACCGATGTGTCtaggggagggggaaaacacggcattggtacattcttacaggttTGCTCTCCACTCAACCTTTTCTCTCATTACTttttaatgaccagtaaaaagtgttgaaacatgggcgtgacacgcgagcttgcacctgtgcttataagacagtttcttcattcatattatgttgttttcccgagggccttaccatttcatagatggaagggtgttgtgttgaaagaaatcattgaacaatactttttgcatttatttaccttttttttaaacaaaagttttgatgtttttggaCCGAAAagttatttataaatgggaatcaaagtgtgttgaattggttttcaaaaatgttttaaacttgCCGAGGCCTGGCAgcaggttcttgataatttacctcgaaaccaagcctcgttgggtttaaaccactagttgaaagcCTCcccaccacacattgattcccttgtttAAAAATCTACATTTATTTTGGGGTGGGCGGGAGTGGTCGAATTTGTTAAAcattaccccccaaaaaagatgCTATGtctagtcttttttttttcttcttttttttttgctttcaactCATTGTTATTATCAAGtaaaaagttgtattttttacTTATACTTCAGAATTCGCTCGATTTAGACCATGGGATAATCGCTAGAATTGTTCAAAACCGTAGCCCCCACTTTTGGACCACGCAATTTTTGTATGAaggtatgaaataaaaatacagaaaatccaTTACTTGCTGTTGCTTGTCGGAAATCCTGCACCGAATCccgaaaagaaacaattacGGCGACAAATGGTGATCTATAAATCCTCGGAAGCCTGCGATGTGGGTGACGTCATTCGAAGCATTATCATGTTCCCACGCTGTATAGTACCATTATAACATACAGAGTACTTCTTCAAACCCCTGAACAAAAGGATGCCGATTTACAGGCTCGTTCGACaaaattataagttatcacacaagcgcgagtggaatacgaacaAAATAGTGCGTCTGCGTCCCCATCTTACTCGGCCGCGCGTGTgataataaaaatttaacacACGCACGTCGTAGCAACGAAAAACACATGGCATCATTGTACTTGATGTTCAATCAATACAAATcattggtttttgttgttgcaggcCTTTGCATGCTAATCGGacagaaaaggggaaaattGACATCGTTCGCATTAAACACTTTGGAAAAGGTTCTTGCACTGCCGTGAACAATTGGTAAATAGTCCCAGTGTATACAGCAGATGTTAtacaaaaatactgttttttacCTAAAATGACCCAAAAATTGGTCTGTCCACGATCTGTGCAGTTTTAGAGCTTAGCAACAACCAAATTCGGAATCAGTACCATTGAAAACCCCTGGCGTCAAATTTCATGCGGTCCGGAGATGGGGACCACGAAACCCCCAAAATAGGCCCCTTTTCATTACCCATCCCCCATGCATGGTCTAATgcatgggaaactttagactatctgccaatcaccaagagagggcgctctccaCCAGGTAATGTCGCAACTCTCCCAATAAAAAATACGGCTCTGGGTAATGTCAgttcaacaacttaggaataggagaagctTGAGTGACGATCACtaacagcaaataccttgtgttttgcgtgtttttgattttgtatttagatttagccaaactgtattttgtttctcataacacaatgccagcataaaccaaactgtactggaacaggacgtactggacacgagttcccctatgataacaagcggtgtgcatgaggttttgggagtgtttcttctagggtaattagcaaaaattccaaaatgctgacctaccaaaaaatgagaagaaatctgaagtttagttgtatgacaatgtatctgatttaattttcaagaggctgagagacttctaaatatttgttgagtatttttgaatatataggagttgtgcacccttgcctggtaggtctgctgccctctagtggcagagctttcaaaaagtgtCCCATTACATTGTCAATGACGGACTCATCACAGAATCGAGCAAAATGCAACAATGTcacctccctgtactgtatgtgttctattTTCCAAATACGCGACT
This sequence is a window from Asterias rubens chromosome 19, eAstRub1.3, whole genome shotgun sequence. Protein-coding genes within it:
- the LOC117303518 gene encoding mediator of RNA polymerase II transcription subunit 27-like translates to MAAEHDNSKIIMQALHSTQKLRESVNKTFTSLTDGVKSTNDADQAMDVKNFVTQLQINLCIVNDNFSELEKLSNNISKFNQGSSIGLTGLLSLDPVLDKTPLYQQILQSYKWSYKLKEHCGHASSLMSQYTMKRSSGITVKKRKMQPSPLAISPQVIEQMISTLNRQFMDIMVINKVPNTRNVYQVTLGRTFHAIVGLRRILIERVVIRGQHENISMDDRMVDMWAPSKYKVFQKITDHATSAMLHYHLPLRADICFRSFMTWLRSYQKLFSTPCRHCGQFLMDNLPPTWHDFRTLIPYHECCRQ